Within the Musa acuminata AAA Group cultivar baxijiao chromosome BXJ2-9, Cavendish_Baxijiao_AAA, whole genome shotgun sequence genome, the region TGAAGGAATATGCAACATATCTGGGTGATTTCCATGGACCATTCGTTCCTTATATGGGGCATCCAAACACATTAAACATCTAAAATAACCGAAAACATGCTACATTATATGTTCCATCGATGCCAAAGAAATAGGAAGTCGGACATAACAACTTCGGAAACAAACACATCAGTTGCAaagcatacacacacacacacatgcatgTACCAGACAAAAGTACTGAAACACACAACACCCTAGCACTGTTAACCGAGACTCGTCATAGGCAGGCAAATGCTGGGTGTCTACTACTTTTTACCTCGAAGCTTCACTCCAAGCACCCTTTCTAGTTTGGTAATTATCTGTTGATTTGGAATAGCCTTTCCTGACTCATATTCTTGGATCACTTGGGGCTTCTCATTAATTAGCTGAGGCATTATGGATGTCTTAGATGTAATTTGCAATAAACTTGACCAACAATCCAACTGCAAGACAAGTTACCTGTCCAAGTTGAGCCTGGGTTAACTTCTTACCCAGTCGAGCTTGCATAATGTTCTTCTTCAGTTCGCTTGACACTCGCTCATCTTGTGAAATAGATGAAAGAATAAATATGAGGGTTATGTCATAACAAGAGAAGGTAGAATACTTAACCAGCAAAATAATTGTGCAATATCAAGAACTGAATAAATTACTATCGAAGAAGTCAATGCAGATAGATCATTGCAGCTTGGATCATATATAAAGATGACATGAATAAAACCCCAGCTGCTAAAGCCCCCCAAGCCAAACTCTGCCAAACCTAATTGATAAGACCAACTACAATGTGGCAACTAGTAATAACATAAATGAGACTTAATTATTGCTTCTCTTCCATTTTTTGAAGGAAGAAAAACAAGTATTGTCAAGCTTAAATATATTTGAATTCAGTAATATAATTGGACCAGACTAGATCAATTATGGAATCGGCACCACAACACGAccatttaaaaatatttgaatcTGCCCATTTACATCAGAATAAGCATTCAATATGATCGATTTAATGCTTACTTCAGGTTAATTTTCTCAGTTGATAGATCATCTTCAAGACCACATTAATTATTAATGCTCCCACTCCCCTACCCCCTCCTCCAAAAACAATAatcataataaatataaatataaacaaaaGTGATACCTGCAAATATGAGGAACTAATGCTAATACTGGCAGAAAATGGCTAGGACTGAGATGCAAAGTGATTAAATGTGTCTTTTTTCTTCATGTTCCCTTGCTGATCGAAGTAAACTTTTGCAAGTATTTGAAAGTTAAGAAATTTAATTTTAGAAGAGAATTTCTTTGGCAAGATACTTTTGAGTTGTGTTACACCCATAGGAATATTCTAACTTCATTATCCAAAGTCTAGGACTAGACCCTTTGCGAAATGGATATTTTCACACAAATAAAAAAGGCAAATCACCTTTCCCTAAAAGACTCAAAAATATCATTAAGTGTTCCACCGACATAGAAGTATATGACTTTTCTTCCAGAAGAAAATATACAGCATGACCAAAAAAAAGTTATATATGCTGGCAACATAAAATTTCTCTTAGGCATATTTAAAGAAGCAAGCAACTGCAACTGTTCAGGTGCTTCTAGGATGAGCCGAGATATAGGAATATATATACATCATTCATTGAGCACTCAAACATCATATGAGAAATGAGGAAACAAAAAAATTCaataattaaaaagaaataaaatacatGGCATCTTCTTGATAGGTTCTTTATGTATTGGTCTTGATCCATGACATGAACAAATTTTACAAATATACAATCAAATTTAAATGTCTATAGACAAAGATCCTAAGTTGTACATTTGCAAtcaaacataaatgtaaatagaATAACATGAACATATTAAAAGATATTACAAGCCAAAAATCAACTTAGTAAGTAAAAGAAACGCCTATTTCGAAGAAAGATAATCCATGACATGAACAGGACTTGGGGtatttacaagcaaaacacaATTGCATATAGAAAATATCCTAATCTGTATAGTTAGGATCAAATCAAAACCTAAATACTAAATAGAAATATACTACTCACGAGTAAGATTCTCAGTCTCCTCGTCGAGCTTCCTCGTATTCAGAGAAGTGCTGCTAGAAGCGGCCTTGTTCGTACCAGCGGTAGCTGCAAAACCCAAAAAAACAAAAGGGATCAAAGAACCcaataaaaaaaacatagatcAGATCTCTAAAAGAAAACAAGAAGCCTAGGATGAATCAACGGATTACACTTCTTGACAGTTTCGATCTCGGCTCCACTGCGTCGGGCGGCGTTGACGGCCTTCTCGTCCTTCTTGGCAGCGGCGGTGGGCGCCTTCTTGCGGATCACAATGGGCTCCCAGTCTTGCGTGATGGGACCGTTCCCTGCCATCGAGATCGACGATTCTGCTTCGGATTAGGGTTTCAGAGGCCAAAAACAGAGCCGGGAAGAAATGATCTTTCTGGGAGGAAACGACGAACCAAcggaggaatatatatatatatatatatatatcaccacGTCAGGAATTTGATTGGTTCAGTTATTGTGGGCCAAACTTGGTTAAGTTGATTGGGCAAAGTCTTTCGGCCCAAAGTGGGGTAACTTATTACGTTCGGTACAATTAGTTTAATTAGATTGGGTTCATGGTGAGCCAAATTGGGTTATCCGAGCAATGGTTCGAAAGAAAGATTCCGGGTTTAGTAATCGTGACGGTAGGTTCTGGAACCAACGGTTttgattttatcaaatttaaaatctgAATCGGTTCTAGATTAATGGATTTCGATTCCTAAATTAATTCTAGTTTAAAATTGgaaccttctttttttttaatttcataaacAATTTATAGCAATCTAATGATtggattttatttataaaaaaaactttTAAATCAAACAAAAGTGCTATATATTTTGCTTGTTCCTTTGATTGCtagattaaataaatatttattgccCTCTCAAATAATCTATTATCTTTTTTGTTGTCCAATCATCAATATATTTATTGTCcaattatcttattttttttgtTCCCATTGCTTTCCACTTCGTTTTGTGCCCCCACCCCACTCATCGCGCTGTTGTAGTTTAGATCTCCCTCTTCTCTGTCTTCAACCTCTTTGTCTTTGTCTCCACCTTCGTCCGGTGCTATGGCTTTCGCCACTTCCTTTTCCTCGACAAACTAGTCAAGGAGGGCGAGCAGGTTTGAGAGGGTTACATGGATATCTCAATCACTTATTCTCTACTTTCGTAATGTTGTGCTTCACATGGGAGGTAACATACAATGTATGATGGTATTCGTCGGAATCAGAACGAGTGTTGTTCGTGATTGGTGATAGACAGCGACATGGTGGCGTGCACCAAGCGCCAATTCCATAGTCGAACAAacctgagaagaagaagaagaagaagaagagtcgaGTAAGTTTCACTGATCTCTAACATGCGGTCCTGAATCCATTTACTCTTCTGGTCGGATTAGAGATCGTAATCTATAAGAAATTGTAATTATACATACGAAGCGCCTTTGAAGCCGAAGGAAGAAAGCCTCTCGACGCTGAAAAAGCCGAGCACCTCCTCCTGGTAGAACTTCACCGACTGGCTTACCGATCGTTACATGGAAGACAAATGGACGCATCGACGATGTTGCCTCCTCTTGAACCATCTCGAATCCCATGGATCGATCCTCTCCTTTCACAATGTAAGCCGAAGGAAGAAAGCCTCTCGACGCTGAACTCCCACTCGTCAGTGCCTATTCCTTGACCCGCACGGCTCCTACTTTTTTGGCCCTTTCGAGCTTCCCAAGACAGACCACGTTTAGCTCGTGGTTGACTGAGAAGTATGTGGTTGACTACATTTCCGGGTCTCGAAACGCGTATAGCCTTTCGTATTccgaaaccaaataagaaaaacattATGCTTCCTTCCTTTGTTGTTTTAATAGATTACTGAAGGCAGAAGACCTTCCTGGCTTGTCGTGAACATTAACAAGTAAAAAAGTCCCATGCGAATGTCACTGAGAATATAAAATACATGGAATTTATTTTATGACTTGACGTTTTGCTCGATAACACAAGTCGTTTCCATTCATATTATGATAATCGAATATGATCGATCCTACGTGAGAAAATATTTCTGAGTGAGATGGAAATAAAAGAGAATAGAATTCGTGTCACATCGATGAGAAATTAAATAACAgattacatataatatatatatatatatatatgatttataaCTCAAATAAATTATAGATTGTGTTAGCGTTTCTTCTGGTTACTACGAACCGTTGATATGTTGGTGACTCGAATGTCATCCAACACGCAGTTTTCATAGCTTTAGTAtaaaaaaacaataataaaaagGGACACTTTTGGACTTTTACGGAAGCAAACACAAAAATAATTGAGGCATAGAACACGTGGTTTTGATGTTTTGtataatttgaaaaaatatatttctttttgtaAATATCAAAATTATGAAGTATCTATCTATCTTTTTTAGAGCacgcacataaaaagaaaaaagaagaagcaataatgagtttgatggaaaaaataaaataaaataaaatcaaaatagtgGTCTCCcaataataaaatcaaaattCCGATCAACGTCGACGCCAGGGTTATGAAATCCTGACTCATCGATACTCCGTCCATCCAACACAAGTGAGTGAGCATATAATAGTAGTAGTAATCAGAACACAGAAATAAGCGAGGAAAGAGTCGTCTGGTCCGCAAGGACTTGCACGTTCGTCGGAAGACCTTCACTAGTGTTATTTCATGCTCAAAGAGATATCCATCCACATGAGCAGTAGCAGCATCCACCAACCTTCCAACTCGACAACCGGAAGGAGAGGAGATTAATGTGGTGGACCACGTACGTTTCATTATCAAGTCGTTCCACGTACTTGGTCTTCTCGACATGCCCATCCAGAAAACGCTGGGAAGCTGCTACCGGACGGTGAAAGGTGGTGTCAATCCATTTCACAGCgtctaacacacacacacatatatgaatAAATAATGCGGACAGGGAGATATTAGGAAATAATGTCACGCCTGCTCGTCCGTAGTCAGCCACGAGCTAAACGTGGTCTTCGCATGCAAGCGCCAAAAGGGTGCGAAATCATAGATACATAGATACAGGAACCGCGTTCGAAAGAACCAAGTGATGCACGCACGAGAGAACAGCGCAGGAGGAGAGAGTTCAGTTTCACCTCTATATAAGAAATCCAAATCTCCACATCGCCTTGTCACTTGTGAACTCTTGAGTCTCGAGATAGATATACGTGGTGAGACAAGGAGATCGATCGATGGGTGTGGAGATGGTCCAAGAGGAGGCAATGTCGTCGATGCCGCCATTGATGTCGCTGAACCATGTGTCATTCATGTGCCGATCGGTAAGCCAGTCGGTGAAGTTCTACCAGGAGGTGCTCGGCTTTGTCAGCATCAAGAGGCCTTCTTCCTTCAGCTTCAAAGGCGCTTGGTAAGCATAATTACAACAACTTGTTATAGATTACCCATCTCTAGAAGAGCAAATGGATTCAGGAGCCGCATGCTGAGATCAGTGAAACTAACTggacgcttcttcttcttcttcttctttttcttctcaggTTGTTCAACTACGGAATTGGCATTCATTTGCTGCAGTGCAACACATCGGAGGAGAACCTCCCCAAGAGAAAGGGAGTGATCAACCCCAAGGACAACCACATCTCCTTCCAGTGCTCCAACATGAAGCTCTTGATGCTGAAGCTGAAGAAGATGGGCGTGGAGTACGTGACCGCCAAGGTGGAGGAGGAAGGCATTCAGGTGGACCAGCTCTTCTTCCACGACCCAGATGGAAACATGATCGAGATCTGCAACTGCGACAACCTCCCCGTACTCCCCCTCTCGCCATGCCGTCTCAGACGATAAACaaccttccctcctcctcctcctcctcctccacaacACAACTagtccatcttcttcttcttcttcttcttcttcttcttcttcttcttcttctctttcactATCATTCATGTTACTTCACTCGCTGTGGATGGATGACTCGGCGTTTTTAATTACTAGTGTATTTTGTACCTGCAAAGTCTGCAATAAAGCATTACATGTCTTTACTACAGCGTATCCACTTCCAAACACAACTAAACGAAAGTGCTTTTCAGGCAAAGATGCTTGataaacaaaaatgaagcatggaTCTCGTGCAGACATGAGTCTCTTCGAAAATACTTGCTACCAATTAGGTATGGTATGATTCTGTTTGACAATAGCAGTAGCTTGGCAAGTCTAAAACAGACGGACGAGCGCTCCATTAATCCTTTCCTTTGGTGCATCTTTTTCTACTTCTTGTTGCAAATTATTTACTTCTATTCGATACTTTTTATTCTTCTTATAATTTGCTTCGAACCATTTAGAGCGGCGTCGAGGCAGTTTTAAGTCGGAAGAAGCATTCATTATATTCTGACACAGCAAACTGTTCCCAAGTGAAAAGAAATATTTCTTTTCAAGAAGCTCTTTCCATTAGCAAATATTTATATgtgaaaagaaattaaaaaataattttatattaataaatatgaaGGAAATAGAATGAATTATATCCGAGCTTAGTCTATAATCTAATAACTTTAAGTTTTCGGattgaatcaaaaaattaaactaaataaaaaaaatagtttaattaaaaatatttaatatatattaattctgATTAATTTATCTCATTATATCCTAGCTTATCCATAATCCAATAACTTAagtttgtggattggatcaaaattttaaactaaataaaaaataatttaattaaaaatacctaATATATGTTAAGTCTAATTAATTTAGCTCATTCATCgttaataaatttttaacatggtatcagaatCAAGGTTTTTAAATAAGAGGAGTGAGTAAAAAAGAAAACAGATTTAAATGATGATAGTGCCATAAGTACCATCGACCAATCAGTCGATACGATTTATCCACTACCAAATGTGCAAGCTCATCCAAGTGCTTTTTTCTATCTAACGTGAGAGACTTAGTAAGATGAAACCGAATAGGCAGCCTGGTTGGAAATTATCATGTCGATGAGAACCCGGTTCAGGGTGATTGAGTAGGTGGTCTGGGATCTTCCTTGTTGCAAGGTTCGCTCTCTAAGACGAGTTGTTCGAGCATCCTCGAGAGATGGTCCGTCTCGTGGTTACGTAGTCATGTCCTAATAACGGGGTCAGCTCCTGACCACTAGCGATCCTGCATGATAGGTTAGCATCGGTGGTTGCTCGACGGGGCTCTTCCGATGCTTAAGTCaacaaagggaagaagacaatagTATAAAATATAAGATTGAGTTAGTGTATAGAGAGTTATCGCCCTCCCTTCCAACATGATCTAATGGGTTTCTTTTTATGCTTGATCCCTAGGCCTTCTTACTGATTGATTCGAGATAAGATTAGGTGAACTGCCTGATCATTCTATGATTTTAGTAAGGTAGGGTAGTTACACTAGTCATTGATGCGGTGCATATCAGGATGCACTTCGGTATCCTTTTGGGACTGGTGACTTCGAGCCCTGCTTGGGTGTCGACCTCGGTGGTAGATAAGTTAGCATAAGGCAAAATCATCCTTATCATTTGCCCCCCTTCGAAAGGGCATCCTTCGGGGGCCTTATTCCGGAGGGTGCACTTCTGTTGGGCATGTGTTCTAATGGAAGTCTGCTAGCTATGGTGTTGCATTGGTTCGATTGAGGTATGGTGCTAGGGTCTTTATGTCGAGTGCACAGCGTGTAAGATCGGTTTAGGTGCATTCCTTGGGTCTTCACGTCGAGGTGTATGGCTCGGGAGCGAATCCTTTTTAACTCTTATTCATTTGAGGTGTCGCTCTCGGGTCTTTAAACCGAGTACACGGTTAGGGAGTGTAGGGACTCATCGGTGTTGGCTTCCAGTCTTCATGCTAAGGTGTACGTCTAGGGAGCATAGGAACTCATCCTAGGTGCAACCCTTGTGGGTTCACACTGAGGTGCATAGCTCGGGAGCAAGTCCCTTTTAACCCTTATTCATCCGAGATGTCACTCTCGGGTCTTCAAACTGAGTGCATGGCTAGGGAGCATAGGGACTCATCCTAAGTGCTAGCTTTAGATCTTCAAGCAGATGTGCACATCTTGGGAGTGCAGGGACTCATCCTAGGTGCAACCCTCGGGGCTCCACACCGAGGTATATGGCTCGGGAGCGAgttctttttaactcttactcGTTTGAGGTGTCACTCTCGGGTCTTCAAACCAAGTACATAGCTAGGGAGCACAAGGACCCATCCTAGGTGCTAGCCTCGAGTCTT harbors:
- the LOC135622238 gene encoding multiprotein-bridging factor 1a-like gives rise to the protein MAGNGPITQDWEPIVIRKKAPTAAAKKDEKAVNAARRSGAEIETVKKSTAGTNKAASSSTSLNTRKLDEETENLTHERVSSELKKNIMQARLGKKLTQAQLGQLINEKPQVIQEYESGKAIPNQQIITKLERVLGVKLRGKK
- the LOC103996560 gene encoding glyoxylase I 4; this encodes MGVEMVQEEAMSSMPPLMSLNHVSFMCRSVSQSVKFYQEVLGFVSIKRPSSFSFKGAWLFNYGIGIHLLQCNTSEENLPKRKGVINPKDNHISFQCSNMKLLMLKLKKMGVEYVTAKVEEEGIQVDQLFFHDPDGNMIEICNCDNLPVLPLSPCRLRR